TCAAATCGCAGAACATGAGTATGTTATAGGTTCTATACAAAACAAATTAAATGTGTTGATTTCGGATGGTATTACAGAAAATCTTAAAAGTTACCAACTTGCTTCAACTGTTACATCGCCAATAACTATTAACGAAATTAACAGTAACTGGTTTGTAATTTTCGGTACAGCAAACGGCGAGATAGTTAAAGCTAATATTCAAGATTTATTAAATGATAATAATGTAAGTGAAGGTAATTATACAAAAATTTCGACTGAACCTATAGTACAAGTGTGCTCAAGTCAAAATTCAACTTATTATTCATTTCTCACTGCTAATACTTTTATGGATGCAAATCAAACAATAATAAAATTTCCGGAGAAACCTAAAAAATGTGTTCTTACAAAAAGTGAAGCTGGTAACTATATAAATGTAGTTCTAACTGAAGGTAATAATTTTTATATAATAGAAAACGGGGCTCTTAAAAAAGAGTTTAATATTAAATCAGAGAATAACATATCAGATTTTTCGTTAGCTAATTTGTTTGACGATGGTAGTAACTATATTGTTTTTAATAACGGAGATAAACTTGAAGCGTATAATTTGGAGGGCTCGAAAGCAGACTTTTTCCCGTTTGTTGAACCTAATCATGCTAATTTTGTAGCTACACCATTGACTGTAGTTTTTGAGAATAAAACGCAGGTGTTTATATTGGCTTTTGCGGATAATGGAAACATATACGCAATTAATCCTCTGACTGGTAAAGTTCTGCTCCCTTTCCCAATTTCTTCTGGGACCAAGAGCATAGTAACACCAATATTATATAAGCATATTTTGTACCCATCAGCTTCTATATTAGACTGGACTGCACTTAGCCTTGTTGATAAAACTAATACGTTATATACATGGTCTATCGGGCGTTACATCGATTCAAAAAATTGGTGGGCAGAGTTTTCAAATTCATTAAATAATTCCTTTGTTGATGCTGCCGGGGTTTCAAAAAAACAAGTTGAGTTTTTCCCGTTAGATAGAGCTTATAACTGGCCTAATCCAGTCTTTGGTAATACTACTAATATTAGATATTATGTATCTGAAGATTCTGACGTAAGCATAAAAATATTTGATATTTCAGGCGACCTTGTTGCAAAATTAAATGACAAGGCAGTAGGCGGTTTTGATCATGATACTATTTGGGATGTTACCAATATTCAAAGTGGGATTTACCTGGCTCACATCGAGGTAACTTCTGTAACGGGCAAGACAGCTACTAAAGTTATTAAAGTTGCTATTATTAAGTAAATTCTTTTCCTTAATACTCTTAAGGTAGTAAATGAAAAAAATACTTTTTATGGTTTTTTGTATACCTTTAGTTATTAATGCACAATTCAATGAATATAACCCTAACTATCAATGGCTAACAATAAAAGGAAAACATGTTTTTGTTCACTTTCATCCTGAAGCTGAGAGAACAGCAAGGGTGATAGCTAAAATTGCAGATGAAGTATGGGGACCTATTACTTCTTTGTACCAATACGAACCCGAACCAGTACACTTTGTAATTAAAGATATTGATGACTATTCAAATGGTGCTACTTACTTTTTTGACAATAAAATTGAAATCTGGGCTTCGGCATTAGATTTTGATTTAAGAGGTTCTCACAATTGGCTTCGTAATGTAATTTCACATGAATTTACACACATGGTTCAAATCCAAGCTGGAATGAAAATGGCGAGAACAATACCAGCCTTTTATTTCCAGTTCTTAAATTATGAAGAAAAACGTAGACCTGATATACTTTATGGATTCCCTAATGTAATTGTCACTTACCCAATTCCAACAGTTAATATTCCTGCATGGTTTGCTGAGGGTACTGCCCAATATATGCGTAAAGAATTTAATTATGATAACTGGGATACTCATCGCGATATGATTTTAAGATGTTATGCGTTGGACAATAAATTACTTACTTGGAATCAAATGGGTGTGTTTGGAAAAACAAGTCTGGGAAATGAATCTGTCTATAACGCCGGCTTTGCTTTAACAAGATATATATCACAAAAATATGGTGAAAATAAACTTAGAGAAATTACACATAAACTTGGCAATACCTTTAATTTTACTATTGATGCTGCTTTTAAAGAGGTGCTGGGAAAAGATGGCAATCAGATTTATAATGAGTGGAAATCATTTTTAATATCCGACTATAAAAAAAGAATTCATGATGTGGAGTTGAATAAAATCGAAGGAGAAATTATAGAAAACGAAGGATTTGGCAATTTCTATCCCATTTTCTATAAAAATAATGAAATAATATATGTTAGTAATAAAGGTAACGATTATCTTTCTTTGTCCTCAATTTATTTACTCAATATTAAAACTAAAAAATCTAGAAAACTTGTTAATCTTGTTAATTCAACAGTAAGTATTATACCCAACACAAATAAAATTGTTTATGCTAAGTTGGGTGATGATAATCCTAAGTGGGCAAATATTCATGACATTTACATTTACGACATATCTAAAGATGAAGAGAAAAGAATCACTTTTGGCATGAGAGCTAATAACCCATCAGTCTCAAATGATGGCAAAAAAATTGTCTTTATCTACCAAAAAGATGGTACAACAAATTTGGGTATGGTTGATATTGATGGAACAAATTTTAAGAGATTAACTTTATTTGAAAATGGAGAACAGGTTTTTAATCCAAAGTTTTCACCTGATAATAGTTATGTTATTTTTGATTATTCTTACTCTAATTCAAGAGAAATATCAAAAATCGATACCTCAGGTGCTAATTATTCGGTGATTATTAAAAATGGGCACGATAACAGAAATCCTGCATTTACCAAAGATGGTAATTTTGTCTACTCTTCTGATATAACAGGAATATTTAATATCTACAAATACGATATGAAAAATAAAGTAAGCATACAATTAACAAATGTTATCGGTGGTGCCTTTATGCCAACTGTAGACGATAGTAATAATTTAGTCTACGCAGGCTATACTTCAGATGGATTTAAGTTGTTTTATCTGTCTAATGAGCAACAGAGATTAGTCGATACTGCAAAAAAATATGTCTGGACTAATAACCCACCACTTGGCGGTGACAAACCGAATGGCGATTTATCCCGTTTTGATATGAACTCTTTAATTAATTACAACGATTACAATATTCCAAAATATAAAGAGGAAAAATACAGCGGCTTTTTTTCTAAACTTAGTTTTTTCCCTTTTATTAGATATGACAATTATGTTACTTCCAATACGTTTGTGGACAGAATAAAACCTGGTTTGTATGTTTCATCGACTGATTATTTAAACAAATACAGCATTTTTGCTGGAGGTTCAATAAATAAAAAATTTGAAAGGGACCTTTTTTTAGAATTCAATTACAGAGATAAATTACCAATATTAAGCAGCTTTAGTATATATCCTGAATTAACCTTAGAACTATATAGCGTTAGCAGAAAAACTAACACACAGTTGACCTTTGACCCGCTTGACCCGACTAAAAACACAAATACCGATGTAACTTACAATTTATTTGAAGTTGATCTTTCAGCAAAGAATAAAATTTTTACAGAAGGAAATTATATTGAAACAAGATTTATTTTTAGCCAATATTCTGCTACAATAGGTAGTTTTATCTTCCCTAAAACTTCTATACTGTATCCTACAACTAACGATACATATTTAATAGGCAGTGATATACAAGTTAAATTTAATCACAATGGTATTGTCCCAACAGTTGATAGCGATATTAATCCTATTGGCAGACAATTTGAGATTAAATATGATTATGAGTTCAATAGATACAATAAAGATAACACTTATGAAATTGTAGACGGCATTTTAAAGCCGGTTTATCAACATTATAATTTTCATAAAGTAGAATTAAATTGGAAAGAGTATCTGCAGTTGAGAAAGGGAAATACACTTAATTTTACATTTAGAGCTGCTGCAATCTTAGGTCCACCTGTACCCGACTTTTTTGATTTTTACTTAGGCGGATTAGTGGGTATGAAGAGTTATCCGTTTTATTCAGTTAGTGGCAATAAACTTGGCTGGTTAAATATTTCTTATCGATTCCCTTTGTGGAAAAATATTGATACTAGAGTTGGGCACCTTTATGTAGATAAAATTTATTTTTCAGTATACGGCGATTTTGGTAATGCATGGACAGGGGAGTTCCCAACGTTTAAGGATTTTAAAAAAGGACTAGGTGCAGAGATTAGAATAAAAATGAACTCTTTTTACTTGTTCCCTACAAGCTTTTTCTTTGATGCAGCATATGCTTTTGATAAATTTAGTAGAACAATATTAAATGAAAAAGTAACTTACGGGAAAGAATGGAGCTTTTATGGAGGTATTTTATTCGATTTTAATTTTTAATGAATGAGGTTATAAAATGAGAAGAATCTTCTTATTTGTGTCTATTACTTTTTCAACACTATTGTTTGCGCAAAAAAACCAAAAATTTCCCTTAACAGGCGTTCTTAATTTTGATTCTTACTCTGCCTATCTTAACAGTGAAAAGATAAATGAATTAAATGACTCCGGAATTAAAAACACCAAATCACCTTTCTTGGCAGGATTACTTTCCTTAATAGTGCCAGGCACAGGAGAATTTTATTCGAAAAGTTACATTAAAGCAGGTATTTTCTTTGTTGCTGAAGTAACCGCAGTTACTGTTGGCTTAATTTATAACAAAAAGGGTGATGACCAAACAAACTTTTTTCAAAATTTTGCAGACGAGCACTGGAGTGTTGTAAGGTATGCACAGTATGCCTTAGAACATTTAGCTCCAAAAGACCCGCCAGGAGGTCCTTACCAACTTTTTTATCCAGATAAACAGAACCTTCCTCCTTGGGAACAAGTTAATTGGTCTGAGCTTAATAGAATGGAACGCGATATTGGCGGCTATTATTCTCATACTTTGCCCCGTCATGGCGACCAACAGTATTATGAAGAAATAGGTAAATACCCTCAATTTAATCAAGGCTGGGATGACGCCCCACCTCAATTTAATTATGGTGACCCGGTTACACCAAATTTCCACTATTATTCAGGCTTACGAGGCAAAGCCAATGATTATTACGATATTGCATCTAAAGCTGTAATCGTTGTCTTTTTGAATCATTTAATTAGTGCTATAGATGCAGTGTGGACAGCCCATAGTTATAATAAACATATTTCAATTTCAGCTGAGTTAACTAAAACTACATATGGTATTAGGACAGATTACTATCCTAAATTAAATTTACGTTATAATTTTTAATTTTTTTGCACAACTCAATAATGAAAATACCTTTAGTAGTTATAGTTGGGAGACCAAATGTTGGTAAGTCTACACTTTTTAATCGAATGACTAAAACTAAAAAAGCTATTGTTGATGATGTTAGCGGGGTAACACGTGATAGAATTTATGGAGAAGTGGATTGGAACGGGAAAATTTTTAGATTGATAGATACTGGTGGATACATCCCCAACTCTGATGAAACCTTTGAGTCAGCTATTAGAGAACAAATTCAAATTGCTCTGGAAGAAGCTGATGCTATCTTTTTTGTTGTAGATGGTAAAGCTGGCTTAACCCCTATTGATTTTGAGATTGCAAGTATTCTTAGAAAATCTGCAAAACCGATTTATACCTTAGTAAATAAAGCTGATACTCCACAGCTGGAATCTTACAAAGCAGAATTTTATAAACTTGGATTGAAAAATTTGTATGATGTTTCGGCATTGAATGGCAGAAATCTTGGCAATTTATTAGATGATCTAGTGAAGGAAATTGAATTTGTTGAGCAAAAAACAGAAGAAAAAGATGTGCTTAAATTGGCAATTATTGGTCGACCAAATGTTGGCAAATCATCATTAGTTAATTCTTTGATTGGCTATGATAGAAGTATTGTTACTGACATTCCAGGTACAACACGTGATAGTATCGATACTGTTCTAAAATACTATGGGGAAGAAATCATTTTGGTTGATACAGCGGGCTTAAGAAAAAAATCCAAGATAAAGGAAAACATTGAATTTTACTCTAATGTTAGAACTTACAAAGCATTGTGGCATTCTGATGTTGCTGTTTTATTAATCGATGCTCAGCAAGGTTTGGATTCCCAAGACCAAAAAATAATTCAAGAAGCGGTGAGGAGAAGAAAAGGTATTATACTTGCAGTTAACAAATGGGATTTAATAGAAAAACAAACTAACACTGCAAGGTTTTATGAACAAAGCATCTATAAGAAATTAGGTTCATTCGATTACGTACCTATTATATTTGTTTCTGCATTAACTAAACAACGAATATTTAAGATTATCGACTTAGCCAAAAAAATATATTTAGAGAGAAAGAAAAAAATACCAACCAGCCAATTAAATGAAATAATGCTGGAAGAAATAAAAAGAAACCCGCCCCCAACTACCCCTACAGGTAAAGAGATTAAAATTAAATATGTGACGCAGGTTGGTAGTCATTACCCTATTTTTGTTTTCTTTGCTAATCAACATAAATACATACCAGAGCATTATAAACGATTTCTTGAAAAAAAGATTAGGTCCCACTTCGGCTTTGAAGGGGTACCTATTACACTTTCTTTTCGTGAAAAGTAAATCAACTTACAATTTTATTTTATTCCACGAAAATCTTTATATTTAATGCGATTTTTATAACCGCTGAATTATGTATAAAAAATCTAGTAAAAAAATTATTATTGTAGGCGGCAATGCTGCAGGTCCAAGTGCTGCTGCAAAAGCAAAACGTGTGGATCCTTCTGCAGAAGTGATTTTAATTGAGGCTGGCGAATTTATTTCTACTGGTACGTGCGAACTGCCATACGTTCTCTCTGGTGAAATTAAAGATTATAAGAATATTGTTTTTTTTGATCCTGAGTCTTTCCAAAAAGAAAAAAATGTAAAGGTCTATAACTTCCATTTTGTTGAAAAAATTGATACTAAGAAGAAAAAAATTTTTGTAAGGAACTTAAAATCAAATTTCTTGACTGAATTTGAGTATGATGCTCTTATTCTTGCTACTGGGTCCAAAGCAAAATCTTATCCACCTTTATTAAATAATTTTAAAAATGTTTTTAGCTTAAAATCAGTACAAGACTATTTAAAGATAAAACACTATTTGACTGACAACACAGTAAAAAATGTTTTAGTTATTGGCGCAGGTTATATTGGCATCGAATCAGCAGAAGCATTTGTAAAACTTGGTTATAATGTAATAATAGTTGAAAAAGAAGATTTGCCTTTTCCAGGTATTGAAATTGAAACACGTCATCTTATACTGGAAAAATTAAAACAAAACAATGTTGAATTTTATGGCAAAGTAGACAATGCAAAATTTATTACTGAAAATAATAAAGTGGTAGGTGTAAACATTTTGGGTAATATTTTAGAGATTGACCTAGTATTGGTAGCAATTGGTTTTGTCCCAAATGTTGATTTAGCCGTTAGTAGTTCATTAAAATTGGGTAATTATGGCGGCATAAGAACTGACAATAAATTAAGAACAAGCGACTCTTCAATATTTGCAGCTGGGGATAATATCGAAGTACTTAATGCTATAACAAAGCAATACGATTACATACCTTTAGCTACAATTGCTCACGAGTATGGACACATTGCTGGAGAAAATGCAGCAGGTGGTAATTTAAAAGCAGAGCCAGTAATCAAAAATATTGCGGTAAAAATTTTTGATAATATTTTAGTTTCAGTTGGATTAAGTACTAAAGAATTAGAGAGAACGAAGTTTAATTATACTGTTGTTATTGCAGTTGCTCAAAATTTAGTAAAAGTGATGCCTGAAAGCAGTAAAGTGTTTGGCAAGATAATTTACGATAAGTTTAGTCATCAAGTTTTAGGAGCAAATTTCTTTGGTGGCAAAGAAGTAATAGGCTTTGGTGATATGATTTCATCATTTATTTTAAATAAAAACAAAATAGAGACTTTGGCGAATATAAATTATAATTATACACCGCCTGCCTCACCTTTTATAAACATCTTATCCATATTAGGGAGAAAAGTAACTCAAAATGCATTTTAAAAATTTAACTATAGTTGATAACCCATTTATTAAAAGGGACTTAACAATTTTACGTAATAAAAATACTCAGCCTAATGAGTTTAGATTAGCACTAAAAAGAATCAGCTTTTCTTTAGCAATTGCTGTCAGTCAGAATTTAGAATTTGCAGAAATTAAAGTAGAAACGCCTTTAGAAATTACAACTGGTTACAAATTAAAAAATGAAGTTATTTTGGTGCCCGTGCTTCGTGCAGGGTTGAGTTTAGTTGAACCATTTTTAGAAATGATTCCTGACGCTAATGTTGGACACATAGGCTTACAAAGGGATGAAAAAACACTTAAACCAGTTGATTATTACTATAAAACCCCAAAATTTTCTGATAAATCACTAACCATACTTCTTGACCCAATGCTTGCTACTGGTGGAAGTGCTTCAGCTGCTTTTAATTTCCTAAAGGAAAGAGGAGCTAAAAAATGTATGCTGGTTAATTTAATTGCTGCTCCAGAGGGTGTCCTAAAATTGCAAAATGAACATCCTGATATACCTATCTATACCGCATCTTTAGATAGGCAATTAAACAAGAATGGCTACATATTGCCTGGTTTAGGAGATGCTGGAGATAGAACTTTTGGTACTATTTAGAACCTTTACAAGACTGGTATTGTTAAATAGTCAAAATTTCATTATAGTTAGGTATTAATAAGAGAATGATTTTTTGAAGAGTTAAGTAATGGATACATCGACCGCTATAAGTGTTCGGCATGAAAGAATGCTTGAAGATTTGTTAGAAGCGTGCAAATCAAACCTCCCCTCTGTTAATGAAAATCTTATACGTAAAGCATTCCAATTTAGTTATGAAACTCACAAAAATGATTTTCGTGCTTCTGGCGAACCATATTTTTATCACCCTTACGAAGTGGCTATGATTATAGCCCGTGAAATTCCACTTGATGATATTTCTGTAGCAAGTGGTTTGTTACACGATGTAGTAGAAGATTCGGACACGAGCTTAGATTTTATTTCAAAAGAATTTGGTAAAGAGGTTGCTGAGATTGTTGATGGTGTAACAAAAATTGGTGGGGTTTTTAAAGGTCAAGAAATTACTCAAGCTGAAAACTACAGGAAATTGCTCCTCTCTATGGTTAAGGATGTAAGAGTAATCCTTGTTAAATTTGCAGATAG
This genomic interval from Melioribacteraceae bacterium 4301-Me contains the following:
- a CDS encoding biopolymer transporter Tol, translating into MKKILFMVFCIPLVINAQFNEYNPNYQWLTIKGKHVFVHFHPEAERTARVIAKIADEVWGPITSLYQYEPEPVHFVIKDIDDYSNGATYFFDNKIEIWASALDFDLRGSHNWLRNVISHEFTHMVQIQAGMKMARTIPAFYFQFLNYEEKRRPDILYGFPNVIVTYPIPTVNIPAWFAEGTAQYMRKEFNYDNWDTHRDMILRCYALDNKLLTWNQMGVFGKTSLGNESVYNAGFALTRYISQKYGENKLREITHKLGNTFNFTIDAAFKEVLGKDGNQIYNEWKSFLISDYKKRIHDVELNKIEGEIIENEGFGNFYPIFYKNNEIIYVSNKGNDYLSLSSIYLLNIKTKKSRKLVNLVNSTVSIIPNTNKIVYAKLGDDNPKWANIHDIYIYDISKDEEKRITFGMRANNPSVSNDGKKIVFIYQKDGTTNLGMVDIDGTNFKRLTLFENGEQVFNPKFSPDNSYVIFDYSYSNSREISKIDTSGANYSVIIKNGHDNRNPAFTKDGNFVYSSDITGIFNIYKYDMKNKVSIQLTNVIGGAFMPTVDDSNNLVYAGYTSDGFKLFYLSNEQQRLVDTAKKYVWTNNPPLGGDKPNGDLSRFDMNSLINYNDYNIPKYKEEKYSGFFSKLSFFPFIRYDNYVTSNTFVDRIKPGLYVSSTDYLNKYSIFAGGSINKKFERDLFLEFNYRDKLPILSSFSIYPELTLELYSVSRKTNTQLTFDPLDPTKNTNTDVTYNLFEVDLSAKNKIFTEGNYIETRFIFSQYSATIGSFIFPKTSILYPTTNDTYLIGSDIQVKFNHNGIVPTVDSDINPIGRQFEIKYDYEFNRYNKDNTYEIVDGILKPVYQHYNFHKVELNWKEYLQLRKGNTLNFTFRAAAILGPPVPDFFDFYLGGLVGMKSYPFYSVSGNKLGWLNISYRFPLWKNIDTRVGHLYVDKIYFSVYGDFGNAWTGEFPTFKDFKKGLGAEIRIKMNSFYLFPTSFFFDAAYAFDKFSRTILNEKVTYGKEWSFYGGILFDFNF
- the der gene encoding ribosome biogenesis GTPase Der → MKIPLVVIVGRPNVGKSTLFNRMTKTKKAIVDDVSGVTRDRIYGEVDWNGKIFRLIDTGGYIPNSDETFESAIREQIQIALEEADAIFFVVDGKAGLTPIDFEIASILRKSAKPIYTLVNKADTPQLESYKAEFYKLGLKNLYDVSALNGRNLGNLLDDLVKEIEFVEQKTEEKDVLKLAIIGRPNVGKSSLVNSLIGYDRSIVTDIPGTTRDSIDTVLKYYGEEIILVDTAGLRKKSKIKENIEFYSNVRTYKALWHSDVAVLLIDAQQGLDSQDQKIIQEAVRRRKGIILAVNKWDLIEKQTNTARFYEQSIYKKLGSFDYVPIIFVSALTKQRIFKIIDLAKKIYLERKKKIPTSQLNEIMLEEIKRNPPPTTPTGKEIKIKYVTQVGSHYPIFVFFANQHKYIPEHYKRFLEKKIRSHFGFEGVPITLSFREK
- a CDS encoding FAD/NAD(P)-binding oxidoreductase, translating into MYKKSSKKIIIVGGNAAGPSAAAKAKRVDPSAEVILIEAGEFISTGTCELPYVLSGEIKDYKNIVFFDPESFQKEKNVKVYNFHFVEKIDTKKKKIFVRNLKSNFLTEFEYDALILATGSKAKSYPPLLNNFKNVFSLKSVQDYLKIKHYLTDNTVKNVLVIGAGYIGIESAEAFVKLGYNVIIVEKEDLPFPGIEIETRHLILEKLKQNNVEFYGKVDNAKFITENNKVVGVNILGNILEIDLVLVAIGFVPNVDLAVSSSLKLGNYGGIRTDNKLRTSDSSIFAAGDNIEVLNAITKQYDYIPLATIAHEYGHIAGENAAGGNLKAEPVIKNIAVKIFDNILVSVGLSTKELERTKFNYTVVIAVAQNLVKVMPESSKVFGKIIYDKFSHQVLGANFFGGKEVIGFGDMISSFILNKNKIETLANINYNYTPPASPFINILSILGRKVTQNAF
- the upp gene encoding uracil phosphoribosyltransferase, encoding MHFKNLTIVDNPFIKRDLTILRNKNTQPNEFRLALKRISFSLAIAVSQNLEFAEIKVETPLEITTGYKLKNEVILVPVLRAGLSLVEPFLEMIPDANVGHIGLQRDEKTLKPVDYYYKTPKFSDKSLTILLDPMLATGGSASAAFNFLKERGAKKCMLVNLIAAPEGVLKLQNEHPDIPIYTASLDRQLNKNGYILPGLGDAGDRTFGTI